Part of the Rhipicephalus sanguineus isolate Rsan-2018 chromosome 5, BIME_Rsan_1.4, whole genome shotgun sequence genome is shown below.
tCTTTCGTTAAGGAATTCATCCAGTAATTTACAAAAGCCTCATGGTACAGATGATTTTATACAACAGCCTTCCTCAATATTATTCATTTCAGATTCTTGCTCAATACTATTTTAGTAGTAGCGCCGCATGAGAGCACTGTGTGAGCAACAGCGTGTTATTAAagtgaaatgaagaaagaaaattttAACAGCTCTGAAAACAGGCAGTGCCTGTCCGCCCACCTCCTTTTTCAAGTTGCTTCGGCTACCACTGTCCAAAAGGGGGAGGAGACTCTTGtccccgccctctacctctctcctcatccctacctacactcccccccccccccccaacgacaggtgaaggaccccccccccccccaaacttggcacctggatccgcccctgctactactactactactagtactagtactactactactagtactactactactactactgctactactactactgctactgctactactactactactactactactactactactactgctactactactgctactactactactactatgacaACGGtgcagggtagactaagacagcctagctgcaaaaaaaagaaaaacagaaagaacagAGGAACACGTGGCTCACCAGACACAATGGTGATCCCTCTTGAGGAAGCAGCGGCCACAGAGGTGGCAATGGCTGCAGCGTGGTGGCTGCAGCACTTGGCACACAGAGCACTTGGAATCCTCGGTCTCCGGGTAGGGCACACTGACACTGCACGCTGTTGCTTCGGCAGACTTGCCCACAGGTTCTGCAGTAACGCTCGGAGCCAGGATGTCAGGTGGGCAGTTGTGCACTTTGTATGCACACAGGCAGGTCAAGGCAACCGCCACCATGAGTGCAGTGTTCTCAGAGAAGAGAATTTCCAGGTAGGGCACCACTTCAAGCTGGAACACGCCAAGCAGCACCACGAGGGATGACACAGTCCACGAGAGGAAGAACCTGGCAACGGGAGATAATCAGGGGAGGCATGAATGCAAGTGCACGAGATGTTTCTTCGGACTGCAGCTTCCCTACAGTTGGTGTAAAAGGGAGTATGAGCACTGTAGGAACACTAAATTTCTTCACCAAGGCACGCAGTCAAATCTAAGGGTACACTTCACTTCTCGAATGCAAGAATTTGCACCACACTTCTCAATTCTATGTAGAGAACCCACCTGTCTCATTGCAAGGAAACTCTGCTTTTTGCAACGCCAGCCTGCAAACATACCAGACCCTTTCTAGAATGTAAAAACATCTCGTGCCTTGTTTGCCTGCACTGGTGATATGCGGCTGCTTTCCAGATATGCACCTAGCACTTCCCCTACTTTATGAGAAACTTATGGAAAGTAGACGTGGAAGTGGTCATGGGCCCATCCTTACATTCACGCATCCTACTGCACCCCGTTCGCTATTCTGGATACAATTTTATGAGCAAAAAGTATAAGCATTCTAATTCTTGAATCCTTTGTCACATCATGGTCACAGTCGCACATTCCACAGCAGTGGAATCCACTTTCATTTATGAATACACTCGCGATCTCGCAGTACGCAGAGAAGAGCAGTGGCAGCGGTGAGGGTGACCCATGACAGTAATGTCGTCACTACCCTTCCCAGGATTCATGACACAGTAGCCAGCCATGCATGCATAGAAGGCACACCTGAAAATGGTTATTACCTAGGCGGCTTTTGATGCAATTAAATCCTTCACTTAGTCTGTGATGAGAAATGAACTTTTGAGTTTGCactcatatgtgccgtgtgtgtggtctttctctgtccccagtcactttttgtaaagtttgcgcaaaaatcatcgataatgaTAAGATTAAGTACACATGAATGTGCACAGAGAGATGGTTAAGGAAGAGAGGACAGCAATAGTTTGTGTAACTgtgaattagagctgtgcacgggccatatttccgagcccgagcccggcccgggcccgctgactttgtcgaaggcccgcccgagcccgacggcaaagggctgcgagcccgcccggcccgtcCCGACGTACggaaacacaatcccgggcccggcccggcccggctttttgaaggttcgctgcgaaaacaaagcatcgttttccggtaatttggcactttgttgagcatatcaaatatgatcaaacgacacacgaagaACAGTCTATAATGCACACATTACAAATTGtcgagcaaaaacagcaagcagtccaacgattccggcttcaacgaagtgcggcgctctTGCTATACAAGtatacggcctcatgccagcaacaatggagttcgctcgccaaagcagtcacgtgtatggggtatgcccatgcaagcgtcagcttgcacgaaggcgatatacgtcgggtcgctcgtcgctgtcgcgtgcattttcactcatatgggatttggccttaaatctaacgcgaacagtcgcgtggcaccgtcactagctcaggtggtgttacttcgctgtttgtcggagtgcaacagaggcagtggttTACCTGCTCccattttgtttaaagtagcgaatggaaaggaaaagcggtgaacggcggtcgcggaaaaggcgctgtatgcgtgctggaaaacagttcccgctcattctctatatttcgggcttgagtcgggctttgcgccgggcccgagcccggcccgataaaactccaagtagcctgagcccggcccgcgcccgaggtgaaaatacgtcggcccgcccgagcccggcccgcgggccgggtcgggctttcgggctacccggagcccgtgcacacctctactgtgAATACACCGGGCTGTTACTCTTTCTTTTCATGCCTCAACAGTGCTTATAACAATGGGCTGGTAATGATTATACTATGCAGTATATAGCTTTTTAGTGGGCAACTTTACAATGATGATGCAACTCAAAGGCCATGACACAAACTTACACACAGGCCTCAAGCCTTCATCAATGCGCATTGGTCGCTTCACACTTGCATAATAAATCATGTGACTTATCTAAAGGACACTGATGGAATGACCCTGAAGTGCTTCTGGTACACAAAGACCAAAGGCAGTGGTTCTCCAGTGACTACTATGCACTGACATGAACCAGTATCTACCAAACATGTTATGTTGTACCCTAATGACCCCCAACTCATTCAAGCAGGTCAACAGCCCACACCACTACTGCTGTGGGAAGCTCTGCCCTCCTGTAAGTGATGCCTATGGCTTGTATGATGGAAGCATGACTGCAGCCTGCACAAACTAACATACACAGGATCTTGTAAATAGGCTTGTTTTGACGATATTTTGCGTCGCTACGCATAGGCATAGACGCTACgagtctccaattagcgcaggaTTCTTCTGAGTCATATAGAGCacatcagaatattttttccaatccacaAATTGCCGAGCTTTGTGGATTGGAAAAAACATCCTGATTGCATGATCAACCTTTTAAATAGTAATTGTAGAGAAAAATCGCCAATACAAAAGTTGTGGCGCTTGTTCAGAAATGTCCAATTTTTAATTCCAGGGTAAGAAAACTCTCCTGCTtactttttttctggccttgcttTAAAGTGcgctaattaaaaaaaagtacTACCTGACTGCCGCCTAATGCGTGGCACTTTTAGTGCCCTGAAATGcgagttgaacgaattatcaaaggctgctcagCACACGAAGGTGGATTTTGAGCAGGCTATCAATGACTGCGATGTATGCTAAATGGTGTTAGGGGCATGctgacaaaaaaatatatatatatacgaaacaGCGGCCATCACATGCAAGTGAACCTTTACTTCAGtacttcatcacgctgtcactcTCGCCCTTTCGAATATGTTTCTTCATcggtgcgaaaaaaaagaaaaaaaaaatgcctacgctgcatcaaatgctgcctagtctcatgtggcatttgcttcGTGGCTAACGCTTTTTTGTTGaagaatttttgttgttgttcaaaTGGTATGCTCCTTTTGTCGCTTAATGTCCATCGCAGTAACCAATAGCTGGTTCAATCAATGTCCGTGCgagaagcagcctttgataattcgttcaacttaaatTTGAGGGCGCTAAAAGCGCTGCGCGTTAGGTGACAGTCACACGGtatttttttaattcgcgcgctttaaagaaaggccagaaaaaatTAATTAGGGGAGTTATCTTGTAAttgattgaaaaattcgatgtttctgaacaaacaccccaacttttgcattgaagatttttctctagagttactattcaAGAAGTTCATTAactaatctttgttaattgccagaCATTggggattggaaaaaatattctgacttGCTCTATTTGGCTCAGAACAATGCTGCGCTCATTGGCgatgcgtagcgcctatgcttaatctTTTAATAGTTGgcgctttttatctgaaacaccctgtattaaaATGGCAATGATGCAATGAATCATCGCACTGTAGGATCATTTGTGCAGAAATCAGTATCATTGTGAGGTATTTCGTGTACATGAAGGTCAATTTTGCTGGATGTCTTTAAGTTGCCGGTTAACTTGAACAATTTAACCAATAGTTTGCCATGACAGGGTTTGTATTAATGGCAGACATGTTTAAGAACACTTTGGCTAGTTTTGGGCACACCCTTTACCACCATGATTGTTCACAGCTTTGATCAATAAGCAGGAAAACACAAACCAACATAACATAATATGTAAATGATAAACAAACATTCTGCACAGGCATGGTGATATCCTCACGCATATTTTATTGTGTTATGCATACAATGCattaataaaacgaaaaaaagactGCCATTTTTTCATTATCTGTTCCCATGCAAATGCTTCGATTAAAATGTTTCAAAAAAAGATGTGTGagctcaagtttttttttttatttatatagcaGTGATAGAGATTGCTGGCCACTGCTACATAAAATCAAGTACTTATATCTCGGCACTTACGCGCTGCACAACTAGCTGCCACACTTAGCTGCATCAGCATGGGGGGCGTTAAGCAACGACCACGGTGACATGTTTCTAGTCCCGCAGTCCCAGACATAGCTCATTGCTGCATGAACTCAAATTGCAATTTTATCCAAGTGCACGCACGATAACGGCACTCAATCCACACAATGCTAGAGGAAGCGATTTGCTACAACGTGTGACATTTAACCATTCAAAGGTCGCTTGCTGGCTTCTTCACACGGCTGCATGCAAATGTCACTATCGTATCGGCGGACGTAAAATTTGCTTGCCACGATCCGTTTCATGCGTCACTTAATCCCACAGATTAACCTGGCGGCCCAAACACGGGTAAACGTGCCATAAGCAGATGTTAAACGTTTCACGGACTGTGTGTTGAACACCGCACCACAAAAGCTACGTACCTTGTCCTCGTTCTCGTTCTGGAACACTGCCGGTGTATGAAGTACAGAGCAAACGGCAGCGCCGAAAATGTGATCATGAGCATTGTCCAGCTATGGCAGGCCAGTAAAAGGACCGACGGTAGGACGATAATGGGCGAGATGACATCAGTCTCCAACCGCTTGGCCCCACCGAGCCAAGGCACCCGAATCCGGTCCATCACCGTGTCTTTGACGAGCGACCAGTGAGGTGCGGGGACACGACGGCACGTAAGGAGCCTGCGGCAAAAAGGTTAGATGAGCCCGCGATCGCGACACTACGCAGCGTCGAGAACGATTAGGAAAATTTTTATTGACGCCCACATCACGTTCAGCGTATTCGAATGTTTCCGCTTAGCGCCAACACCAGCCCGCCGAGGAAAGACGGAGAGAAGACGAGCGAAACACCGGCTAACAATAACAAAGGCGACAACACGTTTCCTCCTAAGAACCAACTACCAGTGACTTTACAACCAAAGCACCTCCGCGAGAGAACGGGTGCGAGCTGCTCGAATGCGATAAATCCCACGGGTGTCATCGACATCGATAAGCCCGAACAATATTGCATTAAGTGGACTCGCCTGTCAAACGCGATATCCAAGGCCTCGCAGTCGCAGAGACATGCCAAAATGTGCGATCGCTCTCCTACTTTGGAGATGTACTCGCAGCAACAAAGAGGGTCATCATCGCGCATCACACCGTGACCAGTTTTCATAGCAGCGCTGTCATTACTTGATTTTCGTCGCTAAGGGCGGCTGCGGAATGATACACTCGATGCGGTACTGAGACGAAAAGCAGCAGAGTACGCCGGACATTTGCAGACAGCGGGAGAGGGCGATGTAGACTGGTAAGGAGCGAGAAGTCTCGTCATCGCGATGAAAGGAAGGAAGCGCCGCAAGCCACAAACAACACAACCCACATCCTCGCGCAAGGCGCACTCTGGGCGCAGCCAACCACTGGAGTGGAAGTTACGCCTCGAGAGTGAAGCCGAGCCCCCCAGAAGATGGCGACCGCGACCGCCATCATAGAGAGGGCAAGAAACAACGTTAGCGTTCAGCCAGAGGCATTGGTTCAGCGCAGAAAAGGCAGTGATTTTCCGGACAGATACTGCTCAACGCGTGTTTTTGTGTTACAGGTTTTCTTAAGAAGCATCAAAGTCTTGCCAAATCTTATCGGAGTTCAAGTCATCAATATTTATCGTGATGAGTTACCTTTGTAGGAAACAACGATATTTTATCTTATGTTATAAATAGCCAATCTTTTCCATTAACAAAGATGCTACTTGATCTCAAAGCGGGTATCGCCCTAAAGGAGTATGTTGCGAAATAAATGGCTGGCAAAAGCGTTGGCTAAACTTTAGCCAGTAAAGCCTTGCGACAGCCTCCACtcccgaatttttctttttttaatctgcTTGGGGCGCAACTACTGACCTCCACTAGAACGCAACGGACGTAACCACGCTTGAAAGAATCTGTAAGTTCTCTTTTCGTATAATATGTAAGACTAACGTTACCGCAAAATTATAACTGAAGCTGAGTAGTAAGAGTGCCATCTGTCGACTAACACAATTAAACATAAAATATGGCGCCGTTTTCGCGATTCTAACagtttttaacagtggagctgttaaAAACTTGAGGTTGTGCACGCCGTCGCTTCAGAAAACTCGGCGGTGtgcaccacagaaagcgggtatgtgccaagcaactcctagcatagcacagccatgcgtagtatagtattgcaaggaggcgggaaagggaagtgatgagacgttatgtgagggtgaggaggaaagaaatgaggaggggagagggtaaagcatggcatagccttgtatagtataattcAGCAAAGAGCATAACATACGTCATGGCTGTCATGCagagtgggaaatggaagtgaaggtcaggaggagtgatgtgaaggtgaggaggaagaaaagaaggaggggagacgGTAAAGCACGcaacagccttgtatagtataatttAGCAAAAGAACATGCATAGCTAGCAtattatagtacagcaaggggctttgaaagggaagtgatggtcaggaggagtgatgtgaaggtgaggaggaaggaaaggagcagGGTAGAGGGTAAAGCACGGCATAGCCTTGCACAGTATAGTTTAGCAAAAAGCAAAGCATAGCCACGGATACAATGGTATAACACGGggatgggaaatggaagtgaaggtgaggaggagtgatactgttacaagaatatgtttcacactgccgaagcaaggaaggcaccaaagaagacgGCGTGATGTTGTGTGTGGGCACGCTCTCCGCGATCTTGTCTTACGCTTAGGCGTGGCGTAAATATATTGTAAGTACGCCTTGCACCCCTGTATGCCTTCACGTAACAATTTGAAGGTGAGGAGGGAAGAAAGgttgaggggagagggtaaagcatggcatagccttgtatggcaCAGTTAAGCaaatagcatagcatagccatgcatagtgtagtatagcaaagggtgggaaaggaaagtgaggaggagcgatgtgagggtaggaggagagagggcaatatggacagagataaagaaagagaaaaatatcaaAGAAGGAAGATGAAAGAACTCAACCTGCGTTCGCCAGGCAAAacataccgagggtaagcgagtacaagtacctcggaataTGGGtgaatgagggggatagatatatggaggtacaagagaaagcatcagtagcaaagggaaagaggaatgctgccatTATGAAGCACCGAGCTTTATGGGgttacaataggtacgaggtgcttcgagggctgtggaagggtgtgatggtcccggggcttacatgtgggaactcagtggtgtgcatgaagtcagaggtacaatcaggaatggatgtaaatcaaaggacggtgggccgcctcgcgttgggcgctcacgggaagacgaccaATGAGGCTCTAAatggtgatatgggatggacaggctttgaagtgagggaagctcagagcaaaatgagattcgaagagaggctgaggaaaatgaagaagagtagatgggcagagaaggttttcaggtatttgtatagaaaaagcgttgacacgcagtggagaaaaagaactaggaggctcaccagtaaatatacggctagcagtgcgggcgatatggcaaaaaGGAGCATTAGCGGAGAGGACTTAAttttattggatgacagcgatggaaaagaagccggctctgagtaactaccgaaagggaaagaacgaaataaggagggaaaggttttatgataattcaaggggaagtgctttactgtttgaagcaaggtcgggctgccttagaacgcgtagttataaagcgagattcagtaacgaagaagaacaatgtacatgctgcgggagaactaaggaaacgatggaacatgtactgattgaatgtggcgatattcacccaggtatacgtgtgggcacgagtccacaggaagccttgggttttagggacaacaatggaaagctgaacacgtccgcgatagaaataagtaagagacggttagagtattggtggcagaaaagtagagataaagtacaaaaataaataaccctactgaaacgttccatatgccattccaataattccgtatgtttccgtaagaatattacggaaatatatggaaaatatatgtaaaatatacggaaaacatatggattccgtatggaaaGATATGGatttattggaatggcatacggaacgtttcagtagggaatggggaaaaataaggtcattctgccttaacggcggcacgaacacgtcgtttttgtcacttttcctaccgacgcggcggctgttctccgtgctttatatagttgacttatacatcattgaaaagcttgatctttgtacttttcaaatatatttattaaaaacaagtcaaccattagtatttggggatggatagccaagaataagcgcaagtt
Proteins encoded:
- the LOC119393773 gene encoding palmitoyltransferase ZDHHC23 isoform X2: MKTGHGVMRDDDPLCCCEYISKVGERSHILACLCDCEALDIAFDRLLTCRRVPAPHWSLVKDTVMDRIRVPWLGGAKRLETDVISPIIVLPSVLLLACHSWTMLMITFSALPFALYFIHRQCSRTRTRTRFFLSWTVSSLVVLLGVFQLEVVPYLEILFSENTALMVAVALTCLCAYKVHNCPPDILAPSVTAEPVGKSAEATACSVSVPYPETEDSKCSVCQVLQPPRCSHCHLCGRCFLKRDHHCVWLDACIGEKNHRAFILGLVCLLASLVYGANLTLTTVCRPKMLWDTFLIPDNCFEVYEDIHISLCFVSAVYALLVAIPVGLMLLQQLWLIAINTTIYEMRRHKIGIHSRGVWNNCRSFWCPS